A genome region from Tenebrio molitor chromosome 4, icTenMoli1.1, whole genome shotgun sequence includes the following:
- the Orco gene encoding odorant receptor coreceptor: MMKFKVSGLVADLMPNIRLIQASGHFMLNYHADNSGAVHTLRLGYCIMHLIFMLLQYGCNFVNLIFERGDVNDLAANTITVLFFTHCITKFVYFAARSKLFYRTLGIWNQPNSHPLFVESNNRYHALALKKMRRLLYIIIIWTSFSAIAWTSITFVGDSVHNIKDPDNENMTITEEIPRLLVKAWYPWNAMSGMPYYITLVFQVYYVFFALSHANLLDSLFCSWLIFACEQLQHLKEIMKPLMELSASLDTYVPKSADLFRAPSATSQDNLIENDYNTKNEDLKGVYSTRQELGGHFRGGALQNFGGVGGGVGPNGLTKKQELMVRSAIKYWVERHKHVVRLVTAIGDAYGVALLLHMLTSTIMLTLLAYQATKITGVDKYAATVIGYLLFALAQVFHFCIFGNRLIEESSSVMEAAYSCHWYDGSEEAKTFVQIVCQQCQKAMSISGAKFFTISLDLFASVLGAVVTYFMVLVQLK; the protein is encoded by the exons ATGATGAAATTCAAAGTCTCCGGCCTCGTGGCCGACCTCATGCCCAACATCAGACTGATCCAAGCGTCCGGCCACTTCATGCTGAACTACCACGCCGACAACTCCGGAGCTGTCCACACCCTCCGGCTAGGCTACTGCATAATGCATCTGATTTTCATGCTCCTGCAATACGG CTGCAACTTCGTCAATCTGATCTTCGAACGGGGCGACGTCAACGATTTGGCCGCTAACACCATCACCGTCCTCTTCTTCACCCACTGCATCACCAAGTTCGTGTACTTCGCGGCGAGGTCAAAGCTGTTTTACAGGACTTTGGGGATCTGGAACCAGCCCAACAGTCATCCGTTGTTCGTCGAGTCGAACAACCGGTACCACGCTCTGGCGCTGAAGAAGATGAGGAGGTTGCTCTATATCATCATTATTTGGACGTCCTTCAGTGCGATAG CTTGGACTTCTATCACTTTCGTTGGGGACAGTGTCCACAACATCAAAGATCCTGACAATGAGAATATGACCATCACTGAAGAAATTCCAAGGTTGTTGGTGAAGGCTTGGTACCCGTGGAACGCCATGTCAGGAATGCCGTATTATATTACTCTAGTATTCCAG GTCTATTACGTCTTTTTCGCACTGTCCCACGCGAATCTCTTGGACAGCCTCTTCTGTTCATGGTTGATATTCGCCTGCGAACAACTGCAACACCTGAAGGAAATCATGAAGCCTCTGATGGAGCTTTCGGCGTCCTTGGACACTTACGTGCCCAAGAGTGCCGACTTGTTCCGAGCCCCGAGCGCCACATCCCAAGACAATCTCATCGAAAATG ACTACAACACCAAGAACGAAGACCTGAAAGGCGTGTACAGCACCCGCCAAGAACTCGGCGGGCACTTCCGCGGCGGCGCCTTGCAGAACTTCGGCGGTGTCGGCGGCGGCGTCGGTCCCAACGGCCTCACCAAGAAGCAAGAACTGATGGTGCGGTCGGCCATCAAGTACTGGGTAGAGCGACACAAACACGTCGTCAG GTTGGTCACTGCTATCGGTGACGCTTACGGCGTGGCCCTCCTCCTGCACATGTTGACCTCAACAATCATGCTGACCCTGTTGGCGTATCAAGCGACCAAGATCACGGGGGTGGACAAGTACGCCGCCACCGTGATCGGCTACCTCCTCTTCGCCCTGGCCCAAGTGTTTCACTTCTGCATCTTCGGCAACCGCCTCATCGAGGAGAGCTCTTCTGTGATGGAGGCCGCCTACAGCTGCCACTGGTACGACGGCTCCGAAGAAGCCAAGACCTTCGTCCAGATCGTCTGTCAGCAATGTCAAAAGGCCATGTCCATCTCGGGGGCTAAATTCTTCACGATCTCTCTGGATCTGTTCGCTTCG GTCCTTGGCGCTGTCGTCACCTACTTCATGGTGCTGGTCCAGCTCAAGTAG